A portion of the Glycine max cultivar Williams 82 chromosome 10, Glycine_max_v4.0, whole genome shotgun sequence genome contains these proteins:
- the LOC102669214 gene encoding protein MAIN-LIKE 1-like: MEAPAAVEDIPANTGAEPVEDAHEGFLGGPSDPSVLTLYADHVACSERPELKLSSHGRKVHSLGKPVPAIEGLVAGTGLSPLIACSVDTGDRGLLSVFMEWWYRETSSFHLPVGELTITLDNVSSLLHLPVIGDLHAFEPLHMDDAVQMLVDLLMAGHWTAAARAYLLHLLGCTLFANKSATNVHVVYLEALRDLSMTERYAWGVADLCWIYEHFSSVADSTADQEYDEDSPCACRWIATKKTVKRIRTSAYRERLDRLRIPDVCWIPYGEHREVRDFHVRSCYSGLLCWGSVVVYYRPERVVRQFGNT, translated from the exons ATGGAGGCACCAGCTGCTGTAGAGGACATTCCTGCGAACACAGGCGCAGAGCCTGTTGAGGACGCGCATGAGGGATTTCTGGGTGGTCCGAGCGACCCATCCGTGTTGACCCTATATGCGGATCACGTTGCTTGCAGC gagcgtcctgaattgaagttatcCTCTCATGGGAGGAAGGTCCACAGTTTAGGCAAGCCTGTCCCTGCCATTGAGGGACTTGTTGCTGGTACAGGACTAAGTCCTCTGATCGCGTGTTCGGTAGACACCGGCGATCGGGGACTTTTGTCCGTGTTTATGGAGTGGTGGTACCGGGAGACGTCTAGTTTCCATCTCCCAGTGGGAGAGCTCACCATCACATTGGACAACGTCTCCTCTCTTCTCCATCTTCCCGTTATTGGCGACTTACACGCTTTTGAGCCCTTGCACATGGACGATGCGGTTCAGATGTTGGTGGACTTGTTGATG GCAGGTCATTGGACAGCTGCGGCTCGCGCATATCTTCTTCACCTTCTGGGTTGCACtctgtttgctaacaagagtgcaaccaatgTCCATGTTGTCTACTTGGAGGCCCTTCGTGACCTCAGTATGACGGAGAGGTACGCTTGGGGAGTGGCTGATTTG TGCTGGATTTACGAGCACTTTTCGTCGGTCGCGGACTCCACTGCTGATCAGGAGTACGACGAGGATTCTCCGTGTGCGTGTAGGTGGATTGCGACCAAGAAGACCGTGAAGAGAATTCGTACGTCGGCGTACAGGGAGCGCCTGGACCGACTCCGGATTCCAGATGTCTGTTGGATCCCTTATGGGGAGCACCGAGAGGTCCGGGACTTCCACGTCAGATCATGCTATTCCGGTCTCTTGTGCTGGGGGTCTGTTGTTGTTTATTACCGACCGGAGAGGGTCGTGCGGCAGTTTGGCAACACGTAG